AATCACTTTCCGCTTCAAGGAGATATGCCAGATAAAAAAGAAAATCACAAGCCCGGCTGCCAGAGACAGGCTCCCCACCAGCACGGGGGCGAACTGTTCCCACAGAAAAGCAGCATAGCTTTTGCCCAGCCATTTATCCCGCACCTGGTCCAGCTGCCCGGTTTTAATGGCCTGGCCCAGGGCCTGATTCAGTCCGGATTTCAATATTTGGTTTTCGTTGGAAATCATGAGAGTGAAAGGAAACCGCCCCATCTGCACCCCGGCCTGACGGATGTTCTGAAGCCCGTATCTGCCGATGAGATACGTGGCCATATCATCGGAATAATCCATGAATTCTTTGGCCAGTCCGGCATTGACCATCATCAGTGCTTCTTTGACCGACCGTGCCTGAATGAAATCCTGGGAACCATCCGGCATCCCGGTTGTCAGATGGGGCTGGCCCTGGACAATAACTGTTTTCGTCGGCTGGATGCCGGCCCGGGCTCCCGGACCATCCGGATAATAGACAAACACATGGCGTTTCACATAAATAATGATTTCCATGGTGTGGGTTTGTCGGCGCCGGGTTAAATCCGGGGCAACACCGATCACCAGGTCGATATCCCCTTCTGTGAGGGCGAAAAGCAGGTCTTCGGGCCGTCCCACCAGATAGTGGGGCGTCACGGACAGGTGGGTGCACAAAATCTGCATCACATCCACGCTGTATCCCCGCACTTCCTTTTCGCCTTCATCCTGGTAGGAGAATGGGGGAAACCCCGTGGGCACACCGATCTTCAGATGCGGTTCTCCGAACACCGGACCCGGCCGGCACAGAATCAGAACCAGGCACAAAATCAGAACCCCGGCGGATACCCCGGCATGATACGGGCATGGCCATTTGTCCGGTGTTTCATTCAAAGAAGCTTTGGGGGATGCATTTGGTATGCGGTGGTCCGCATCCGGGGCTGTTGTGTGCGGATGACCGCACAGGTTTGTTGGTGTCTGTTTGCTCCAGATCATTTTAAAACCTGTGTCACACCCCGGTTTATGTTTGTTTCGTCGTCCTGGCATAAATATTGATATTATCCTTTGCAATGGGCGCACCGGCCCGGTTCTGAAATGAATATCAGGGCGAGGGGCAGGTGTCAAACAGATCCACAATTGGTAACATCAAAATTCAAGGAGGTAGAAAAATGAAGGGACTGTTTAGAAAAACCTTGTGTGTCCTGGCCGGCGCCGTGCTGTTGCTGGGCAGTGTCAGTGTCCAGGCAAACGAAACTCCGGAAAAGGTCACCGTGATTTACGGAGGGTCTTCCTGGCTGGGGCATTATCCGGCATGGGTGGGCATTGAAAAAGGATTGTTCCAGAAACACGGCCTGGGCGTGTTGTTTCAGAATTTTTATGCCTCTTCCGGACGAATGGGCTCTCTGGTGGCAGGGGATCTGGATGTGGCCTCCACAGGCAGCATTTCAGCCATTGCATTGATGGCTGCCGGATCCAAAGGATTCATGGCCTTTGCCACGCCGGACTCCTATGCCACGGTGGAAGGGATCATTGCCAATGAAAACATCAAAACCATTGCGGATCTCAAAGGAAAACGCATTGCCGCCCCATTTGCCTCCAGTGCCCATGTGCTGGTGCTGGATATCCTGGAACAGCACGGGCTGGATCCTGAAAAAGATCTGACCCTGCTGAACCTGAAAGTCAATGAAATGCCTGCGGCCATGGGCTCCGGTGAAATCGATGCCTGTGCGGCCTGGACCCCGCATTTCAACAAACTGCTCAACATGCCCGGCAATCATCTGCTGGTGGATGATACTGAATTCAGTCTGTACAAAAAATATAAACTCGGCCCCGGACCCGATCTTCTGGTGGTGAGAAAAGAGTTTGCACAAAAATACCCCAACACCTGCAAAGCGTTTGTCAAAGGATATTTCGAAGCTGTGGACATGCTCATCAATGATCCGGAAGAAAGCGCCAAGGTGCTGGTGAAACTCACCAACTTAAGTATGGAAGACCAGATGACCGTGCTTCAGGATATTTCCTGGATTCCGGGCCAAGAGCAGCGGGCGCTGATGGTGGATCCCGGCGATTTTGTCACCGGCATGCAGCAGCTGGCTGAATTTCTGGTAAAGCACAAACAGATCGACAATGCCCCGGCGGTTAATGAATGGATCGAAGAATCCATGGTCCCTTAAACCGTTTTTCGTCCTGAAAAAAAAGGGCCTGTCTGCCTTACACCGGCAGGTCCTTTCCTCCAAAATCTAACAACCCAAATTTTTCCGGAG
Above is a window of Desulfotignum balticum DSM 7044 DNA encoding:
- a CDS encoding ABC transporter substrate-binding protein: MKGLFRKTLCVLAGAVLLLGSVSVQANETPEKVTVIYGGSSWLGHYPAWVGIEKGLFQKHGLGVLFQNFYASSGRMGSLVAGDLDVASTGSISAIALMAAGSKGFMAFATPDSYATVEGIIANENIKTIADLKGKRIAAPFASSAHVLVLDILEQHGLDPEKDLTLLNLKVNEMPAAMGSGEIDACAAWTPHFNKLLNMPGNHLLVDDTEFSLYKKYKLGPGPDLLVVRKEFAQKYPNTCKAFVKGYFEAVDMLINDPEESAKVLVKLTNLSMEDQMTVLQDISWIPGQEQRALMVDPGDFVTGMQQLAEFLVKHKQIDNAPAVNEWIEESMVP